One Saimiri boliviensis isolate mSaiBol1 chromosome 17, mSaiBol1.pri, whole genome shotgun sequence genomic window carries:
- the PSMB6 gene encoding proteasome subunit beta type-6 isoform X1: MAATLLAARGVGPAPAWGPEAFTPDWESREVSTGTTIMAVQFDGGVVLGADSRTTTGSYIANRVTDKLTPIHDHIFCCRSGSAADTQAVADAVTYQLGFHSIELNEPPLVHTAASLFKEMCYRYREDLMAGIIIAGWDPQEGGQVYSVPMGGMMVRQSFAIGGSGSSYIYGYVDATYREGMTKEECLQFTANALALAMERDGSSGGVIRLAAIAESGVERQVLLGDQIPKFTIATLPPP, translated from the exons ATGGCGGCCACCTTGCTAGCTGCTCGGGGAGTCGGGCCGGCACCGGCATGGGGGCCAGAGGCcttcactccagactgggaaaGCCGAGAAGTCTCCACAGGG aCCACTATCATGGCAGTGCAGTTTGACGGGGGCGTGGTTCTGGGGGCGGACTCCAGAACAACCACTGG GTCCTACATTGCCAATCGAGTGACTGACAAGCTGACTCCTATTCACGACCACATTTTCTGCTGTCGATCGGGCTCAGCAGCTGATACCCAGGCAGTAGCTGATGCTGTCACTTACCAGCTCGGTTTCCACAG CATTGAACTGAATGAGCCTCCACTGGTACACACAGCAGCCAGCCTGTTTAAGGAGATGTGTTACCGATACCGGGAAGACCTGATGGCAGGAATCATCATCGCAGGCTGGGACCCTCAAGAAGGAGGGCAG GTGTACTCAGTGCCTATGGGGGGTATGATGGTAAGGCAGTCCTTTGCCATTGGAGGCTCCGGGAGCTCCTACATCTACGGCTATGTTGATGCTACATACCGGGAAGGCATGACCAAGGAAGAGTGTCTGCAATTCACTGCCAATG CTCTCGCTTTGGCCATGGAGCGGGATGGCTCCAGTGGAGGAGTGATCCGCCTGGCAGCCATTGCAGAGTCAGGGGTAGAGCGGCAAGTACTTTTGGGAGACCAGATACCCAAATTCACCATTGCCACTTTACCACCCCCCTGA
- the PSMB6 gene encoding proteasome subunit beta type-6 isoform X2, which produces MAATLLAARGVGPAPAWGPEAFTPDWESREVSTGTTIMAVQFDGGVVLGADSRTTTGSYIANRVTDKLTPIHDHIFCCRSGSAADTQAVADAVTYQLGFHSIELNEPPLVHTAASLFKEMCYRYREDLMAGIIIAGWDPQEGGQVYSVPMGGMMVRQSFAIGGSGSSYIYGYVDATYREGMTKEECLQFTANAYSFYPQLSLWPWSGMAPVEE; this is translated from the exons ATGGCGGCCACCTTGCTAGCTGCTCGGGGAGTCGGGCCGGCACCGGCATGGGGGCCAGAGGCcttcactccagactgggaaaGCCGAGAAGTCTCCACAGGG aCCACTATCATGGCAGTGCAGTTTGACGGGGGCGTGGTTCTGGGGGCGGACTCCAGAACAACCACTGG GTCCTACATTGCCAATCGAGTGACTGACAAGCTGACTCCTATTCACGACCACATTTTCTGCTGTCGATCGGGCTCAGCAGCTGATACCCAGGCAGTAGCTGATGCTGTCACTTACCAGCTCGGTTTCCACAG CATTGAACTGAATGAGCCTCCACTGGTACACACAGCAGCCAGCCTGTTTAAGGAGATGTGTTACCGATACCGGGAAGACCTGATGGCAGGAATCATCATCGCAGGCTGGGACCCTCAAGAAGGAGGGCAG GTGTACTCAGTGCCTATGGGGGGTATGATGGTAAGGCAGTCCTTTGCCATTGGAGGCTCCGGGAGCTCCTACATCTACGGCTATGTTGATGCTACATACCGGGAAGGCATGACCAAGGAAGAGTGTCTGCAATTCACTGCCAATG CTTACTCCTTTTATCCACAGCTCTCGCTTTGGCCATGGAGCGGGATGGCTCCAGTGGAGGAGTGA
- the TM4SF5 gene encoding transmembrane 4 L6 family member 5 produces the protein MCTGKCARCVGLSLITLSLVCIVANALLLVPNGETSWTNTNHLSLQVWLMGGFIGGGLMVLCPGIAAVRAGGKGCCGAGCCGNRCRMLRSVFSSAFGVLGAIYCLSVSGAGLRNGPRCLMNGQWGYHFEDTQGDYLLNRTLWDWCEAPPRVVPWNVTLFSLLVATSCLEVVLCGIQLVNAIIGVFCGDCRKKKDTPH, from the exons ATGTGCACGGGAAAGTGTGCCCGCTGCGTGGGGCTCTCCCTCATCACCCTCTCCCTGGTCTGCATCGTGGCCAATGCCCTCCTGCTGGTGCCTAATGGGGAGACCTCCTGGACCAACACCAACCATCTCAGCTTGCAAGTCTGGCTCATGGGTGGCTTCATCGGCGGGGGCCTAATG GTACTATGCCCGGGAATTGCAGCCGTTCGTGCAGGAGGCAAGGGCTGCTGTGGTGCTGGGTGCTGTGGAAATCGCTGCAGG ATGCTGCGCTCCGTCTTCTCCTCCGCGTTTGGGGTGCTTGGTGCCATCTACTGCCTCTCGGTGTCTGGAGCTGGACTCCGAAATGGACCCAGATGCTTAATGAACGGCCAGTGGGGCTACCACTTCGAAGACACCCA GGGAGACTACTTGCTCAACCGCACTCTATGGGATTGGTGCGAGGCGCCCCCTCGCGTGGTCCCCTGGAACGTGACGCTCTTCTCGCTGCTAGTGGCCACCTCGTGTCTGGAGGTGGTACTGTGTGGGATCCAGCTGGTGAACGCGATCATCGGTGTCTTCTGTGGCGattgcaggaaaaaaaag GACACCCCTCACTGA
- the VMO1 gene encoding vitelline membrane outer layer protein 1 homolog produces MELGVRAKLLLLLLLLQATCFICAQVDEQNGYTAVIEVTNGGPWGDWAWPEMCPQGFFASGFSLKVEPPQGGPGDDTALNGIRLHCARRNVLGNAHAIESKSGRWGDWSEPLWCPGGGYLVAFSFRVEAPLPYGDDTAANNVRFCCSDGEELQGPGLS; encoded by the exons ATGGAGCTGGGCGTCAGAGCCAAGCTgctattgctgctgctgcttctgcaggCGACATGTTTCATATGTGCACAGGTAGATGAGCAGAACGGCTACACGGCGGTCATTGAAGTGACCAACGGAGGTCCCTGGGGCGACTGGGCCTGGCCTGAGATGTGTCCTCAAGGATTCTTCGCCAGCGGGTTCTCGCTCAAG GTGGAGCCTCCCCAAGGTGGTCCTGGCGATGACACTGCATTGAATGGGATCAGGCTGCACTGTGCGCGCAGGAACGTCCTAGGAAACGCGCACGCGATAGAGTCCAAGTCTGGAAG GTGGGGCGATTGGAGTGAGCCATTGTGGTGTCCGGGCGGCGGCTACCTGGTGGCTTTCTCGTTTCGCGTGGAGGCACCTCTCCCCTACGGTGACGACACAGCGGCGAACAACGTGCGCTTCTGCTGTTCAGACGGCGAGGAACTGCAGGGGCCTGGGCTGAGCTAG
- the GLTPD2 gene encoding glycolipid transfer protein domain-containing protein 2 yields MGVAVRPTAPRHWFRLSIPLVIFTLLLLYLSARSLGARSGCGLGAQACVPGGTAPFQVRQESGSLEAPERKEPPCLGPRGMLGRMMRPFHASLNPEGDVGLSPYLAGWKALVEFLTPLGSVFAFASKEAFTKVTALEARVHGPDAEHYLSLVAMAAWERRAGLLELPGAAPRDPARSSGSRTLLLLHRALRWSQLCLHRVATGALRGPDAGAQCSDAYGVALGPHHPWLVRQAARLAFLAFPGRRRLLELACPGTTEAEARAALARAAGTLEDVYNRTQSLLAERSLLQLA; encoded by the exons ATGGGGGTGGCGGTGCGGCCCACGGCCCCGCGGCACTGGTTCCGCCTCTCAATTCCTCTCGTTATTTTCAcgctgctgctgctttatctcAGTGCTCGGAGCCTCG GCGCCCGCTCGGGCTGCGGACTCGGGGCACAGGCCTGCGTTCCAGGGGGAACTGCGCCCTTCCAG GTCCGGCAGGAGTCGGGATCCCTGGAGGCCCCGGAAAGGAAAGAGCCTCCGTGTCTGGGCCCTCGGGGGATGCTGGGCCGCATGATGAGGCCGTTCCACGCCAGTCTGAACCCCGAAGGGGATGTGGGGCTGTCGCCGTACCTGGCGGGATGGAAGGCACTCGTCGA GTTCCTGACTCCCCTTGGCTCTGTCTTCGCCTTCGCCTCTAAGGAGGCCTTCACCAAGGTGACGGCCCTGGAGGCTCGAGTGCACGGCCCGGACGCGGAGCACTACTTGTCGCTGGTGGCCATGGCGGCGTGGGAGCGGCGGGCGGGACTGCTGGAGCTGCCGGGGGCGGCCCCCCGGGACCCAGCCCGGAGCTCGGGCTCTCGCACGCTGCTCCTGCTGCACCGCGCGCTGCGCTGGTCCCAGCTTTGCCTCCACCGGGTGGCGACCGGCGCGCTGCGAGGCCCGGACGCCGGCGCGCAGTGCAGCGACGCCTACGGCGTGGCCCTGGGCCCGCACCACCCCTGGCTGGTCCGTCAAGCCGCCCGCCTCGCCTTCCTCGCCTTCCCGGGTCGCCGCCGCTTGCTGGAGCTGGCTTGCCCGGGAACCACCGAGGCGGAGGCGCGCGCCGCGCTGGCCCGGGCCGCGGGCACTCTGGAGGATGTCTACAACCGCACCCAGAGCCTGCTGGCCGAGCGCAGCCTGCTCCAGCTGGCCTAG